In Alphaproteobacteria bacterium, the genomic stretch ATATCTCTCGAGACTTGCAATGTCTTGCAAGATTCTGTCTTCAGCTTCACCGTCTCTTGCGACAATCTCTGTGAGCTCTGGTTGACCATAAGTTAACGTACCAGTCTTATCGAAAATAGCAGTTGTACATAAAGGTAGACGTTCTAGGACGGTCGGATCTTTGATGATAATCCCTCGTTTTGCTGCCATTGAAATAGCACTGATCACGGTGACAGGTATGGCAATCAACAAAGGACAAGGCGTTGCAACGACCAAAACAGCTAGAAAACGATCAGGATCACCTGTGAAGATCCAAACTCCAGCACCAAAAACCAATGCTATAGGTGAAAAAACAGCCCCAATTTGATCAGCTAAACGACGCATGACCGGGCGTTTTTGTTCTGCATCTTGCATCACTGAGAGAATTTTTGCATATCGTGAATCTGATGGAATGCGCTCAGCCTGAATCACAAGAACGGATTCACCATTGATCGCACCGGATAAAACAGCAGCTCCTGGTGCTTTAGAAATTTGATAAGGTTCACCTGTTAAATAAGCTTCATCCATGGCGCTATGACCTTCAACCACAATCCCATCAACAGGCGATGCTTCATGGGGATAAATCACAATAAGATCACCAACTTGAATATCTGCAAGCGGAATGTCCTCAATGTGTGAGTTCGTTTTACGATGGGCAAAATCTGGCATTCTTTCCGCCAAAGCCAGTAAGACTGACGAAGCCTTTCTCATCGCGTAAGTTTCAAGGGCCTGACCACCGGAAAGCATTAGAACAATTAAAACACCGGCAAGATATTGATCGAGAAAAGCAGCCGTGATGAGAGAGATTGCGGCCAGCAAATCTGTCCCAAAGTCCCCTTGAAAGACTTTACTTAAAATCTCATAAGCAAGAGGCACACCGCCAAAGACCATGACTGCGATCAAGGGAAAATCTGCAATGTCAAAAGGACCTATTGTTCCTGGTGTTGTATAGATGAGAACAAAATGAAGAGCCATTGCCACAAAGCAAAGCAGTGCAACAAAGAGATGCCACCTTGAAGGCGTCGGGAGAATTGTTGAATTTGACTTTGTTTTCTTTTTTGCTTTTTGTGCCGTCAAAATATGTATCTTTCTCTTGAAAAGAGAAGCACTATTGTCTTAAGAAGCCACTTTTTGCTGTAAAAGATCTCTATGTGCTTCAACTTCTTGTTGAATTTTGGCATTATAGTCACGCTTCACCAATTGAGCAGCGACATCAATTGCGTTCGAAAAACCAAATGCATCTGTACCGCCATGGCTTTTCACACAAATCCCTTTAAGACCTAAGAACATTGCGCCATTATATCGACGTGGATCAGCCAGATTTTTCAAGCGGCTTAAAGCAGGACGCATGAAAACATAACCAATTTTTGCCAAAAGTGAACTTGAGAATGCTTGTTTTACCCAAGATACGATCAGTTTTGCTGTGCCTTCAGCTGTTTTTAATGAGATATTGCCAATAAAGCCATCACAAACAATGACATCAGCATCACCACGGTGAATGCCATCACCTTCTACAAAGCCAACATACTCTCCTGGCAACTTATTTTCCTTCAGGATCTGCGCTGCTTCTTTAATCACATCAAGTCCTTTGGTTTCTTCTGTCCCAATGTTCAGAAGGCCATAGCTTGGTTTTTTAATGCCTAGAACTGTTTTTGAATAGAGAACGCCCATCAGTGCAAACTCAACAAGGTGCTGTGCTGTGCATACTGTATTTGCTCCTAGATCGAGCATCACAAAAAGCCCTTTCATTGAAGGCATCACAGTTGCAATTGCTGGACGATCAATCCCAGGGACCAGTCTCATGCCAATTTTAGCCATAGCCATCAATGCACCAGTGTTTCCGGCGGAAACAACGCAAGATGCTTCTCCATTTGCAACGGCATCAATCGCCATGCGCATGCTTGAATTCTTACCTGTTCTGAGGGCCACAGATGGTTTTTCATCATTGGAGATTGCCATATCAGAATGAATGACAGTTGACACAGGCTTGATAGCTGGGCAATCATCAAGAAGCTTGTTGATCTGTTTTTCATCGCCATAAAAACGGAAAGATAAGTTTTTATTGCGTTTAAATGCAAGTTCTGCACCGTTTACAACGATGTCAGGCGCATCATCTCCACCCATTGCATCTAAAGCAATTACGATATTTTTAATCAAAGAAACATCTCCCATTTCAACCCTTTCTAAATGGCGAAAATCATAATATTTCATGTTGCAACATCGCACACAAAATTTCAAGCTTTTCTTTTTCTACAGTGAGCGAGAGTCATTTTGTCTCAGTCTTTTTCCCCTAATTTTTGACCAAATGTGATTGTTTAAAAACCAGCGATCACTGATTTTAGAAATCGACAAATGTCTTAATAAAAGAGAACGATGCTCTTTACGCGCATGACGATGATGCCAGGTGACATAGGGTCCGATAAGGTCATTCATCTGAAAATATTGACATAAATCAGGATTTTTCAGAGCCAGTAAGCATAAAAGGCTCTCATCTTGCTGATGATGTGAAAATTCAGGATGTTGGTTTTGAGGATCTTTAACCTCATCTGAGACTAAATCAATCTGAGAGATCATTAGATACCACTCGTTAAAAAAAGCACGAACCTGTGGTGTGTTTTTAAAAATGAGAAATCCCCCTGATGCATGAGGACCGTTGCGAGTCTCTTCAGTGTCCATATTGTAATGATTTAAAACATCACGTTTCGTAATTCGTCCAATATAACCATCTATTTTAGGATCCCATTCAAAAAGAATGATCGGCTTATGCTCAATCAATTCAATAATTTTTGTTAAAGGTTTTTTGAAAACAAAACCAGTATCTGCATAAACGATTATTGCATTTTCAGGCGCTTCTTCTAATGCTTTTAAGCAGATCCATGGTTTCCATATCCAATACCCTGCACCCTTTTTATGTTGAAAATGCTCACCATGTTTTTCCAAAAAAGCCTCACCTAACAGAGACTTATTATA encodes the following:
- the plsX gene encoding phosphate acyltransferase PlsX, which gives rise to MIKNIVIALDAMGGDDAPDIVVNGAELAFKRNKNLSFRFYGDEKQINKLLDDCPAIKPVSTVIHSDMAISNDEKPSVALRTGKNSSMRMAIDAVANGEASCVVSAGNTGALMAMAKIGMRLVPGIDRPAIATVMPSMKGLFVMLDLGANTVCTAQHLVEFALMGVLYSKTVLGIKKPSYGLLNIGTEETKGLDVIKEAAQILKENKLPGEYVGFVEGDGIHRGDADVIVCDGFIGNISLKTAEGTAKLIVSWVKQAFSSSLLAKIGYVFMRPALSRLKNLADPRRYNGAMFLGLKGICVKSHGGTDAFGFSNAIDVAAQLVKRDYNAKIQQEVEAHRDLLQQKVAS
- the cadA gene encoding cadmium-translocating P-type ATPase, whose protein sequence is MALHFVLIYTTPGTIGPFDIADFPLIAVMVFGGVPLAYEILSKVFQGDFGTDLLAAISLITAAFLDQYLAGVLIVLMLSGGQALETYAMRKASSVLLALAERMPDFAHRKTNSHIEDIPLADIQVGDLIVIYPHEASPVDGIVVEGHSAMDEAYLTGEPYQISKAPGAAVLSGAINGESVLVIQAERIPSDSRYAKILSVMQDAEQKRPVMRRLADQIGAVFSPIALVFGAGVWIFTGDPDRFLAVLVVATPCPLLIAIPVTVISAISMAAKRGIIIKDPTVLERLPLCTTAIFDKTGTLTYGQPELTEIVARDGEAEDRILQDIASLERYSKHPLASAFLAKAQANKLYLLDASEVSEKPGQGLVGKVNGKTFQITHRKFIAEKHPKMLSLLPKVEQGLECVVLENGAYLATFRFRDMPRAESEFFIRHLGPSHQFKKVMLVSGDRASEVSYLGKLLGISDLRASQSPEEKLAIVRAETKLASTLFMGDGVNDAPALTAATVGLAFGGHTNVTAEAAGAVILNNSLVKVDELIHLSLSMRKIALQSALGGMFLSVIGMGFASVGYITPVMGALLQEVIDVLAIVNALRLIWGKPFEIDLYDAKK